Within Deltaproteobacteria bacterium, the genomic segment TGCGCCTTACTGGGTCTCCTACACCGATATCGTTTTGTTGATGGATGCCACGCCAGTCGTTATCCCCACCTCGGAAAAACAAGGTTTCAAGATATCCGTGGCCCAACTCCGGTCGGCCATTACCCCCCGTACGAAAGCAATTATCCTCAACAGCCCCTGTAACCCCACGGGAGCCACTTATACAGCTGATGAATTAAAGGCCTTGGCTGAAGTCCTGCTTCAGAAAAAGATCCTGATCATTGCCGATGACATTTATGAAAAATTCGTCTATGACGGGACGGTTTTCACCAGTATTGCCTCTTTGGGAAAGGAGATCCAGGATCAGACCGTTGTGGTTAATGGTGTCTCCAAGACTTACGCTATGACCGGTTGGCGAATTGGATATGTCGCAGGCCCGGCCCCGATTATTGCGGCCATGGATAAGATTCAGACCCAGAATGTATCGAACCCCGTTTCCTTTTGCCAGAAAGCCGCTGTAGAGGCTCTGGTCGGCCCGCAAGATTCGGTACAAGAGATGATCGTCGAATTTGACCGCCGGCGGAAATATATCGTGCAGCGCTTGAATGCCATGCCCGGAATCACTTGTTCCATGCCCAAAGGGGCCTTTTACGTTTTTCCCAACGTCACCGGCCTCTTCGGGAAAAGATGGGGGGAAAAGAAGATCTCCAATTCTTCGGACGTAATGGATTTCATTCTGGAAGAAGCCAGGGTGGCTGTGGTCGCCGGCAGCAGCTTTGGGGACGACAAGTACATCCGCTTCTCCTACGCGACCTCCATGAAAAATATCGAAAAAGGAATGGACCAGCTCCAGGAAGCTTTGGAAAAATTGGAATAATATTAGCCACAGAGAACACCGAGGCCACAGAGTTTAAGGTTGTTAATAATGATATTAGGCGAAAGCTAAGGCATGGGGAATCTTCCTTCGAGTCCCGAGGGTTTTTAGGTTTTTTATTTTCAGCATGTATGTCTCTGTGCTCTCTGTGCCCTCTGTGGCAAAACAGTTTCTTGTTTTTTTAGTGCGAAATAATCCTGCAGAATTTTTTTGTGATCGAAAGCTAAGGGGAAAGGAAGGTTTTTTTCGGCAAAAACTCCCGTGCGGACTGCGTCATCCCCCGGTCGAGGCAGTCCCTTCGCCTTGGCGGTGAAAACCGTGGAAATGGTATGCTGCCGGGGGTCCCGGTGTGGATCTGAATAGGTGTGCAATTGTGAGATGGTTTCAACTTTTAAACCCGTCTCCTCTTTGGCCTCTCTCAGCGCGGCTTCCTCCAAAGTTTCTCCGTAATCTACGAACCCCCCCGGTAAAGCCCAGGCCCGCGGTTCGTTCTTGCGCAGGATTAAAACAATCCCTTTTTCCCCGGTTTTTGATTTCCCTTCAATGATAATGTCCACCGTAGGAACGGGGTTGACGTATTTTAGGACCACGGCCCCACATTGGGGACAAAGGATCTCTTTTCCCTTCATTGCCAAACCTCCCCTGAATAATTCCGCATTCTGAAATCCTTAATTCTTTCACCTTTCTAAAACCCTTTAATTCCTTGACACTTAAAAATTTTCCTGCTATAAATTTATAACATCTTTCGAAGAGAGAGCAATGGAAAAGACGTGCCGAAGAGGGATTGCCTTAAACGCTTATGATGCTCAAAGGTAGAAAAATCGTCCTCGGGGTGACGGGGGGAATCGCTGCCTATAAAGCCGCTGAGTTGGCCCGCGAACTGGTAAAAGCGCAAGCTGAAGTCCATGTAGTCATGACCCGGAACGCCCAGGCCTTCATCGCTCCCCTTACCTTCCAGACTCTCTCCGGAAATCCGGTAACCACCGAACTTTTCAACCTGATCGCGGAATCGGAGATCGGCCATATATCATTAGCAGATAGGGCGGAAGTATTGGTTA encodes:
- a CDS encoding pyridoxal phosphate-dependent aminotransferase, whose amino-acid sequence is IKPSPTFAAAAKAAAMRAQGIEVISFAQGEPDFDTPTNIKEAAYKAIREGITKYTPAAGFNDLKDAIIQKFKKDNDLAYERSQVFASAGAKLCIYNLAQAFFEAGDEVIVPAPYWVSYTDIVLLMDATPVVIPTSEKQGFKISVAQLRSAITPRTKAIILNSPCNPTGATYTADELKALAEVLLQKKILIIADDIYEKFVYDGTVFTSIASLGKEIQDQTVVVNGVSKTYAMTGWRIGYVAGPAPIIAAMDKIQTQNVSNPVSFCQKAAVEALVGPQDSVQEMIVEFDRRRKYIVQRLNAMPGITCSMPKGAFYVFPNVTGLFGKRWGEKKISNSSDVMDFILEEARVAVVAGSSFGDDKYIRFSYATSMKNIEKGMDQLQEALEKLE
- a CDS encoding NUDIX hydrolase; translation: MKGKEILCPQCGAVVLKYVNPVPTVDIIIEGKSKTGEKGIVLILRKNEPRAWALPGGFVDYGETLEEAALREAKEETGLKVETISQLHTYSDPHRDPRQHTISTVFTAKAKGLPRPGDDAVRTGVFAEKNLPFPLAFDHKKILQDYFALKKQETVLPQRAQRAQRHTC